A single window of Pyrus communis chromosome 10, drPyrComm1.1, whole genome shotgun sequence DNA harbors:
- the LOC137747477 gene encoding kinesin-like protein KIN-14E isoform X1, translating to MTMDLHPSMAQSVRTSRSSFSSSNGNGNTTPLHSSAAAAFANGDDYDSDSSSLAPQTPRTLSMDIPAELAGAIPLIDRFQVEGFLRLMQKQIQSAGKRGFFTKKSVGPQPRERFTFEDMLCYQKDPIPTSLLKINSDLVSRAMKLFQIILKYMGVDSSDDRVTPASLDERIELVGKMFKQTLKRTELRDELFVQISKQTRNNPDKQYLIKAWELMYLCSSSMPPSKDIGGYLSEYVHNVAHGVNIDSEVRVLAINTLNALKRSVKAGPRHTIPGREEIEALLTGRKLTTIVFFLDETFEEITYEMATTVADAVEELAGVIKLSALSSFSLFECRKVVTGSKSPDPGNEEYIGLDDNKYIGDLLAELKAAKDRSKGEILHCKLTFKKKLFRESDEAVTDPMFVQLSYVQLQHDYILGNYPVGRDDAAQLSALQILVDIGFLRNPESCTDWNLLLERFLPRQIAITRAKREWEFDILSRYHSMENLTKDDARQQFLRILRQLPYGNSVFFSVRKIDDPIGLLPGKIILGINKRGVHFFRPVPKEYLHSAELRDIMQFGSSNTAVFFKMRVAGVLHIFQFETKQGEEICVALQTHINDVMLRRYSKARPAASGSTNGDLSNNVKPSDDEVYEKRIQDLSKAVEESQRNADQLLEEFREKQKQEANMQEEIESLTQSLASEKQNLTEVRCDHDRLRSLCDEKDMALQAALLEKKSLEARLQNLGNQLAEKNNKTQQVGGINHALQKLEDEIKLRGEELLAKEKTIRRLSDEKISLEQRLSGLEKTKSVEIDSVGKKFEQERRALKLQVFELEKKLEGVNQELAGLKSTLATKNSEVAELQSSLKELEELREMKEDIDRKNEQTAAILRMQGAQLAEMEVLYKEEQLLRKRYFNTIEDMKGKIRVFCRLRPLSEKEITEKERDTVKSVDEFTIEHPWKDDKLKQHMYDRVFDGNATQEDVFEDTRYLVQSAVDGYNVCIFAYGQTGSGKTYTIYGSETNPGLTSRATAELFKILRRENNKFSFSLKAYMLELYQDTLVDLLLPKNAKRLKLEIKKDSKGMVSVENVTVLSISSHDELKSVIQRGSERRHTAGTQMNDESSRSHLIVSVVIESTNLQTQSVARGKLSFVDLAGSERIKKSGSSGSQLKEAQSINKSLSALGDVISSLSSGGQHIPYRNHKLTMLMSDSLGGNAKTLMFVNVSPAESNVDETYNSLMYASRVRSIVNDPSKNVSSKEIMRLKKLVAYWKEQAGKRGDDEDLEEIQDERPVKDRDGRHSM from the exons ATGACAATGGACCTGCACCCGTCAATGGCGCAAAGTGTTAGAACAAGTAGGTCTTCTTTTAGCTCTAGCAATGGCAATGGGAATACAACTCCTTTACACAgctctgctgctgctgcatttGCCAATGGGGATGATTATGACAGTGACAGCTCCAGCTTGGCACCGCA AACACCAAGGACCTTGTCCATGGACATCCCAGCAGAACTTGCTGGTGCAATACCCTTGATTGATAGATTTCAG GTAGAAGGATTTTTGAGGTTGATGCAGAAACAGATTCAGTCCGCTGGAAAACGTGGATTCTTTACAAAAAAATCCGTTGGTCCACAACCCCGAGAGAGGTTCACTTTTGAGGATATGCTGTGCTACCAAAAG GATCCAATACCTACATCATTACTGAAAATCAATAGTGACCTGGTAAGCCGGGCAATGAAACTGTTCCAAATCATTTTGAAGTACATGGGAGTTGATTCATCTGATGATCGAGTTACTCCAGCAAGCTTAGATGAACGGATAGAGCTTGTTGGAAAGATGTTTAAGCAAACCTTGAAGCGGACAGAGCTTCGGGATGAACTTTTTGTTCAGATttcaaaacaaacaagaaataaTCCCGATAA GCAATATTTGATCAAAGCATGGGAATTAATGTATCTGTGTTCATCCTCTATGCCTCCGAGCAAGGACATTGGGGGGTATTTGTCCGAGTATGTCCACAATGTAGCACATGGTGTGAATATTGACTCTGAGGTTCGAGTTCTAGcaattaatacattaaatgCCTTGAAGCGTTCTGTAAAGGCTGGTCCTAGGCATACAATACCAGGCCGCGAGGAGATTGAAGCGCTTTTAACTGGTCGAAAGCTAACTAcaattgtgtttttcttggatgaaacctttgaagaaatcacatATGAAATGGCAACAACAGTGGCTGATGCTGTTGAG GAACTTGCAGGGGTAATTAAACTCTCAGCTCTTTCTAGCTTTAGTCTGTTTGAATGCCGTAAAGTTGTAACTGGCTCCAAATCACCTGATCCTGGAAATg AGGAGTATATTGGGTTAGATGACAACAAGTACATCGGGGATCTATTAGCAGAACTCAAGGCCGCAAAGGATCGAAGTAAAGGAGAAATATTGCATTGCAAGCTGACATTTAAGAAAAAGCTGTTTCGGGAGTCGGATGAAGCTGTCACAGATCCAATGTTTGTGCAGTTGTCCTACGTTCAG TTGCAACATGATTATATACTGGGAAATTATCCTGTTGGAAGAGATGATGCTGCCCAGCTGTCTGCATTGCAAATCTTGGTTGACATCGGATTTCTGCGCAATCCTGAATCATGCAC TGACTGGAATTTGCTTTTGGAACGCTTCCTACCCAGACAAATCGCAATCACACGAGCAAAACGAGAGTGGGAGTTTGATATTCTTTCTCGTTACCATTCAATG gaaaatttgacaaaagatgATGCAAGACAACAATTTTTGAGAATACTGAGACAACTTCCTTATGGGAATTCAGTCTTCTTTAGTGTTCGCAAGATTGATGATCCCATTGGACTTCTTCCAGGGAAAATTATTTTGGGCATCAACAAAAGAGGG GTTCATTTTTTCCGTCCAGTTCCAAAGGAATATCTACATTCAGCTGAGCTAAGAGACATAATGCAATTTGGTAGTAGCAATACTGCTGTTTTCTTTAAGATGAGAGTTGCAGGTGTTCTTCACATTTTCCAATTTGAAACTAAGCAG GGTGAAGAAATTTGTGTTGCTCTTCAAACACACATAAATGATGTCATGTTGAGGCGCTACTCTAAAGCTCGGCCTGCTGCTAGTGGTTCAACAAACGGAGATCTTTCTAACAATGTTAAGCCCTCTGATGATGAAGTTTATGAAAAACGTATACAGGATTTGTCAAAAGCTGTTGAAGAGTCTCAGAGGAATGCTGATCAA TTGCTGGAAGAATTCCGTGAAAAgcaaaaacaagaagcaaacATGCAAGAAGAAATAGAAAGTTTGACGCAATCCTTGGCATCTGAGAAGCAAAACCTGACAGAAGTTAGATGTGATCATGATAGGCTTAGATCATTGTGTGATGAAAAGGATATGGCACTTCAG GCTGCGCTGCTAGAGAAAAAAAGCTTGGAAGCAAGGCTGCAAAACTTGGGTAATCAATTGGCagagaaaaataacaaaacacaGCAAGTTGGTGGAATTAACCAC GCATTGCAGAAGCTCGAAGACGAGATAAAGCTTCGTGGTGAGGAATtgttagcaaaagaaaaaactatAAGGAGACTATCTGATGAAAAAATATCATTGGAGCAAAGACTTTCTGGCCTCGAAAAGACTAAATCTGTTGAG ATTGATTCTGTCGGGAAAAAGTTTGAGCAAGAGCGCAGAGCGTTAAAACTTCAAGTGTTTGAACTTGAAAAGAAGCTTGAAGGAGTTAACCAAGAATTAGCAGGTCTTAAGTCAACTCTTGCCACCAAAAACTCTGAGGTTGCTGAATTACAAAGTAGCTTAAAGGAATTGGAGGAACTGAGAGAAATGAAAGAG GACATTGATAGAAAGAACGAGCAAACTGCTGCCATCTTGAGGATGCAAGGAGCTCAGCTAGCTGAGATGGAAGTGCTTTACAAGGAAGAACAACTTTTAAGGAAGCGATATTTTAATACTATAGAAG ATATGAAAGGCAAGATTAGAGTCTTCTGTCGATTGAGACCCTTGAGTGAAAAAGAAATTACTGAAAAGGAAAGAGATACAGTTAAAAGTGTAGATGAGTTCACAATTGAACATCCATGGAAAGATGACAAATTGAAACAACATATGTATGATCGTGTATTCGATGGTAATGCCACCCAAGAGGATGTCTTTGAAGATACAAGG TATTTGGTACAATCTGCAGTTGATGGGTATAATGTGTGCATATTTGCATATGGGCAAACCGGTTCCGGAAAGACATATACCATATACGGTTCAGAAACTAATCCTGGACTTACTTCACGAGCTACTGCAGAGTTGTTTAAAATATTGAGGCGAGAGAACAACAAATTCTCATTTTCATTAAAG GCATACATGTTGGAGTTGTATCAAGATACACTTGTAGACCTTCTCTTACCGAAAAATGCCAAGCGTTTGAAATTGGAGATCAAGAAAGATTCAAAG GGTATGGTCTCAGTTGAGAATGTAACAgttctctcaatttcatcacATGACGAACTGAAAAGTGTCATTCAAAGAGGTTCTGAACGAAGGCACACTGCTGGAACTCAGATGAACGATGAAAGTTCAAGATCACACCTCATAGTTTCTGTTGTCATCGAAAGTACCAACCTTCAAACCCAATCTGTTGCACGAGGAAAG CTAAGTTTTGTGGATCTTGCTGGTTCGGAAAGAATAAAGAAGTCGGGCTCTTCAGGTAGTCAACTTAAAGAAGCGCAAAGCATCAACAAATCGCTTTCAGCACTTGGGGATGTTATTAGTTCTTTATCTTCCGGTGGTCAACACATACCGTACAGGAACCATAAGTTAACGATGCTAATGAGTGATTCACTTGGTGGTAACGCAAAGACGCTTATGTTTGTAAACGTTTCTCCTGCTGAATCAAATGTGGACGAGACGTACAATTCTCTAAT GTATGCATCAAGAGTCCGATCAATCGTGAATGATCCAAGCAAAAAcgtttcttcaaaagaaatCATGCGGCTGAAGAAGTTGGTTGCATATTGGAAAGAACAAGCAGGCAAGAGAGGAGACGACGAAGATTTGGAAGAAATTCAGGATGAGCGACCAGTGAAAGATAGAGATGGCCGCCATTCCATGTAA
- the LOC137747477 gene encoding kinesin-like protein KIN-14E isoform X2, with product MQKQIQSAGKRGFFTKKSVGPQPRERFTFEDMLCYQKDPIPTSLLKINSDLVSRAMKLFQIILKYMGVDSSDDRVTPASLDERIELVGKMFKQTLKRTELRDELFVQISKQTRNNPDKQYLIKAWELMYLCSSSMPPSKDIGGYLSEYVHNVAHGVNIDSEVRVLAINTLNALKRSVKAGPRHTIPGREEIEALLTGRKLTTIVFFLDETFEEITYEMATTVADAVEELAGVIKLSALSSFSLFECRKVVTGSKSPDPGNEEYIGLDDNKYIGDLLAELKAAKDRSKGEILHCKLTFKKKLFRESDEAVTDPMFVQLSYVQLQHDYILGNYPVGRDDAAQLSALQILVDIGFLRNPESCTDWNLLLERFLPRQIAITRAKREWEFDILSRYHSMENLTKDDARQQFLRILRQLPYGNSVFFSVRKIDDPIGLLPGKIILGINKRGVHFFRPVPKEYLHSAELRDIMQFGSSNTAVFFKMRVAGVLHIFQFETKQGEEICVALQTHINDVMLRRYSKARPAASGSTNGDLSNNVKPSDDEVYEKRIQDLSKAVEESQRNADQLLEEFREKQKQEANMQEEIESLTQSLASEKQNLTEVRCDHDRLRSLCDEKDMALQAALLEKKSLEARLQNLGNQLAEKNNKTQQVGGINHALQKLEDEIKLRGEELLAKEKTIRRLSDEKISLEQRLSGLEKTKSVEIDSVGKKFEQERRALKLQVFELEKKLEGVNQELAGLKSTLATKNSEVAELQSSLKELEELREMKEDIDRKNEQTAAILRMQGAQLAEMEVLYKEEQLLRKRYFNTIEDMKGKIRVFCRLRPLSEKEITEKERDTVKSVDEFTIEHPWKDDKLKQHMYDRVFDGNATQEDVFEDTRYLVQSAVDGYNVCIFAYGQTGSGKTYTIYGSETNPGLTSRATAELFKILRRENNKFSFSLKAYMLELYQDTLVDLLLPKNAKRLKLEIKKDSKGMVSVENVTVLSISSHDELKSVIQRGSERRHTAGTQMNDESSRSHLIVSVVIESTNLQTQSVARGKLSFVDLAGSERIKKSGSSGSQLKEAQSINKSLSALGDVISSLSSGGQHIPYRNHKLTMLMSDSLGGNAKTLMFVNVSPAESNVDETYNSLMYASRVRSIVNDPSKNVSSKEIMRLKKLVAYWKEQAGKRGDDEDLEEIQDERPVKDRDGRHSM from the exons ATGCAGAAACAGATTCAGTCCGCTGGAAAACGTGGATTCTTTACAAAAAAATCCGTTGGTCCACAACCCCGAGAGAGGTTCACTTTTGAGGATATGCTGTGCTACCAAAAG GATCCAATACCTACATCATTACTGAAAATCAATAGTGACCTGGTAAGCCGGGCAATGAAACTGTTCCAAATCATTTTGAAGTACATGGGAGTTGATTCATCTGATGATCGAGTTACTCCAGCAAGCTTAGATGAACGGATAGAGCTTGTTGGAAAGATGTTTAAGCAAACCTTGAAGCGGACAGAGCTTCGGGATGAACTTTTTGTTCAGATttcaaaacaaacaagaaataaTCCCGATAA GCAATATTTGATCAAAGCATGGGAATTAATGTATCTGTGTTCATCCTCTATGCCTCCGAGCAAGGACATTGGGGGGTATTTGTCCGAGTATGTCCACAATGTAGCACATGGTGTGAATATTGACTCTGAGGTTCGAGTTCTAGcaattaatacattaaatgCCTTGAAGCGTTCTGTAAAGGCTGGTCCTAGGCATACAATACCAGGCCGCGAGGAGATTGAAGCGCTTTTAACTGGTCGAAAGCTAACTAcaattgtgtttttcttggatgaaacctttgaagaaatcacatATGAAATGGCAACAACAGTGGCTGATGCTGTTGAG GAACTTGCAGGGGTAATTAAACTCTCAGCTCTTTCTAGCTTTAGTCTGTTTGAATGCCGTAAAGTTGTAACTGGCTCCAAATCACCTGATCCTGGAAATg AGGAGTATATTGGGTTAGATGACAACAAGTACATCGGGGATCTATTAGCAGAACTCAAGGCCGCAAAGGATCGAAGTAAAGGAGAAATATTGCATTGCAAGCTGACATTTAAGAAAAAGCTGTTTCGGGAGTCGGATGAAGCTGTCACAGATCCAATGTTTGTGCAGTTGTCCTACGTTCAG TTGCAACATGATTATATACTGGGAAATTATCCTGTTGGAAGAGATGATGCTGCCCAGCTGTCTGCATTGCAAATCTTGGTTGACATCGGATTTCTGCGCAATCCTGAATCATGCAC TGACTGGAATTTGCTTTTGGAACGCTTCCTACCCAGACAAATCGCAATCACACGAGCAAAACGAGAGTGGGAGTTTGATATTCTTTCTCGTTACCATTCAATG gaaaatttgacaaaagatgATGCAAGACAACAATTTTTGAGAATACTGAGACAACTTCCTTATGGGAATTCAGTCTTCTTTAGTGTTCGCAAGATTGATGATCCCATTGGACTTCTTCCAGGGAAAATTATTTTGGGCATCAACAAAAGAGGG GTTCATTTTTTCCGTCCAGTTCCAAAGGAATATCTACATTCAGCTGAGCTAAGAGACATAATGCAATTTGGTAGTAGCAATACTGCTGTTTTCTTTAAGATGAGAGTTGCAGGTGTTCTTCACATTTTCCAATTTGAAACTAAGCAG GGTGAAGAAATTTGTGTTGCTCTTCAAACACACATAAATGATGTCATGTTGAGGCGCTACTCTAAAGCTCGGCCTGCTGCTAGTGGTTCAACAAACGGAGATCTTTCTAACAATGTTAAGCCCTCTGATGATGAAGTTTATGAAAAACGTATACAGGATTTGTCAAAAGCTGTTGAAGAGTCTCAGAGGAATGCTGATCAA TTGCTGGAAGAATTCCGTGAAAAgcaaaaacaagaagcaaacATGCAAGAAGAAATAGAAAGTTTGACGCAATCCTTGGCATCTGAGAAGCAAAACCTGACAGAAGTTAGATGTGATCATGATAGGCTTAGATCATTGTGTGATGAAAAGGATATGGCACTTCAG GCTGCGCTGCTAGAGAAAAAAAGCTTGGAAGCAAGGCTGCAAAACTTGGGTAATCAATTGGCagagaaaaataacaaaacacaGCAAGTTGGTGGAATTAACCAC GCATTGCAGAAGCTCGAAGACGAGATAAAGCTTCGTGGTGAGGAATtgttagcaaaagaaaaaactatAAGGAGACTATCTGATGAAAAAATATCATTGGAGCAAAGACTTTCTGGCCTCGAAAAGACTAAATCTGTTGAG ATTGATTCTGTCGGGAAAAAGTTTGAGCAAGAGCGCAGAGCGTTAAAACTTCAAGTGTTTGAACTTGAAAAGAAGCTTGAAGGAGTTAACCAAGAATTAGCAGGTCTTAAGTCAACTCTTGCCACCAAAAACTCTGAGGTTGCTGAATTACAAAGTAGCTTAAAGGAATTGGAGGAACTGAGAGAAATGAAAGAG GACATTGATAGAAAGAACGAGCAAACTGCTGCCATCTTGAGGATGCAAGGAGCTCAGCTAGCTGAGATGGAAGTGCTTTACAAGGAAGAACAACTTTTAAGGAAGCGATATTTTAATACTATAGAAG ATATGAAAGGCAAGATTAGAGTCTTCTGTCGATTGAGACCCTTGAGTGAAAAAGAAATTACTGAAAAGGAAAGAGATACAGTTAAAAGTGTAGATGAGTTCACAATTGAACATCCATGGAAAGATGACAAATTGAAACAACATATGTATGATCGTGTATTCGATGGTAATGCCACCCAAGAGGATGTCTTTGAAGATACAAGG TATTTGGTACAATCTGCAGTTGATGGGTATAATGTGTGCATATTTGCATATGGGCAAACCGGTTCCGGAAAGACATATACCATATACGGTTCAGAAACTAATCCTGGACTTACTTCACGAGCTACTGCAGAGTTGTTTAAAATATTGAGGCGAGAGAACAACAAATTCTCATTTTCATTAAAG GCATACATGTTGGAGTTGTATCAAGATACACTTGTAGACCTTCTCTTACCGAAAAATGCCAAGCGTTTGAAATTGGAGATCAAGAAAGATTCAAAG GGTATGGTCTCAGTTGAGAATGTAACAgttctctcaatttcatcacATGACGAACTGAAAAGTGTCATTCAAAGAGGTTCTGAACGAAGGCACACTGCTGGAACTCAGATGAACGATGAAAGTTCAAGATCACACCTCATAGTTTCTGTTGTCATCGAAAGTACCAACCTTCAAACCCAATCTGTTGCACGAGGAAAG CTAAGTTTTGTGGATCTTGCTGGTTCGGAAAGAATAAAGAAGTCGGGCTCTTCAGGTAGTCAACTTAAAGAAGCGCAAAGCATCAACAAATCGCTTTCAGCACTTGGGGATGTTATTAGTTCTTTATCTTCCGGTGGTCAACACATACCGTACAGGAACCATAAGTTAACGATGCTAATGAGTGATTCACTTGGTGGTAACGCAAAGACGCTTATGTTTGTAAACGTTTCTCCTGCTGAATCAAATGTGGACGAGACGTACAATTCTCTAAT GTATGCATCAAGAGTCCGATCAATCGTGAATGATCCAAGCAAAAAcgtttcttcaaaagaaatCATGCGGCTGAAGAAGTTGGTTGCATATTGGAAAGAACAAGCAGGCAAGAGAGGAGACGACGAAGATTTGGAAGAAATTCAGGATGAGCGACCAGTGAAAGATAGAGATGGCCGCCATTCCATGTAA